The following nucleotide sequence is from Phycisphaera sp..
CATCTTCGACTTCCTGGCGTTCCAGAACCTCTTCGACACGGGCGACCCTATCGCCGACTTCGACGGCGACGGCGAGTTGACGATCTTCGACTTCCTGGCCTTCCAGAACGCCTTCGACGCCGGCTGCCCGTAAACACGAAAGGCGGGCCCGACCCGAAAGCCAGAGCCCGCCCGAGAGAGCAAGGGTTGAGTCGTGTGTGGGGGGTCAGGCGTGGGTGGCCTGGCCGTTCCCAGCAGCCTGCATGATCTCGTCGAGGTTCACGCCCAGCTTGTCGGCCACACGCTTGCCGTAATCCTCATCGGCGCGGAAGAAGTGGCAGAGCTGCCGCATCTGCACTTCCTTCCTGGCCTGCCCCAACACACCGGCGATGCGCGTCGCCAGACGGTCCTTGTGGGCGTCGTCGAACATCCGGTACAGGTTGCCCGGCTGGGTGTAGTCGTCATGATCGACGGTGCTGTCGAAGCGGTCGACGGTCGTCTGCCCCAGGTCCCAAGCCGGGTCCTTGTACTGCGGCTCGGTGTCGGGCATGCCCTGCCGGCTGCTCGGCCAGTAGTTCGGCCGGCTGCCGTAGCTCTCGGCGGTGGCCATCTGCCCGTCGCGCTGGCTGTTGAAGACCGGGCACCTGGGCTTGTTGACCGGCAACTGGTGGTAGTTGTTACCCACGCGGTAGCGGTGGGCGTCGGCGTAGCTCATGAGCCGCGCTTGCAGCATCTTGTCGGGGCTCGGGCCGATGCCCGGCACCAGAGCGCTGGGGCTGTAGCTGGCCTGCTCGATCTCGGCGTGATAGTTCTCGGCGTTGCGGTTGAGTTCCAGCACGCCCACCTCGTGCAGCGGGAAGTCGTCGTGCGGCCAGACCTTGGTCAGGTCGAAGGGGTTCCAGCCGGTCTTCTTCTCCCAGGCGTCGGCCTCGCCCTGGGTCATGGCCTGGACCTTCATGGTCCACTTGGGGTAGTCGCCCTTCTTGATGGCCTCGAAGAGATCCTTCTGGGAGCTCTCGCGATCCTGGCCGATGAGCTCGTCGCCCTCCTCGTCCATCAGGTTCTCGCAGCCCTGCTGGCTCTTGAAGTGGAACTTGCACCACACCCTCTCGCCGTCCTTGTTGATGAAGCTGTACGTGTGGCTGCCGAAGCCGTGCATGTGGCGGTAGCCCACCGGCCGGCCGCGATCGCTGAACAGGATGGTCACCTGGTGCAGGCTCTCGGGGCACAGGCTCCAGAAGTCCCACTGCATGTCCATGTCGCGCAGGTTCGTCTTGGGGTCGCGCTTCTGGGTGTGGATGAAGTTCTGGAACTTGTACGGGTCGCGCACGAAGAACACGGGCGTGTTGTTGCCCACCATGTCCCAGTTGCCCTCGTCGGTGTAGAACTTCAGCGCGAACCCACGCACGTCACGTTCGGCGTCGGCCGCCCCGCGCTCGCCCGCCACTGTGCTGAACCGCGAGATGACCTCGGTGGTCTTGCCCACCTTGCTCAGGAAGTCGGCCTTGGTCCACTTGCTGATGTCGTGGGTGACGGTGAACGTGCCATACGCCCCGCTGCCCTTGGCATGCACCGAACGCTCGGGGATGCGCTCGCGGTTGAAGTGCTGCATCTGCTCGAGCAACTGCACGTCCTGCATCAGCAGCGGGCCCCTTGAGCCGGCGGTCATCGCCTGCTGCATGCCGATGGGGTTGCCGTCCGCGGTGGTCATCACCGGGCACTTGCCCTGGCCGTGCTTGCCGTCGGTGCTCTTGGGGGTCGTC
It contains:
- a CDS encoding catalase, which encodes MTTADGNPIGMQQAMTAGSRGPLLMQDVQLLEQMQHFNRERIPERSVHAKGSGAYGTFTVTHDISKWTKADFLSKVGKTTEVISRFSTVAGERGAADAERDVRGFALKFYTDEGNWDMVGNNTPVFFVRDPYKFQNFIHTQKRDPKTNLRDMDMQWDFWSLCPESLHQVTILFSDRGRPVGYRHMHGFGSHTYSFINKDGERVWCKFHFKSQQGCENLMDEEGDELIGQDRESSQKDLFEAIKKGDYPKWTMKVQAMTQGEADAWEKKTGWNPFDLTKVWPHDDFPLHEVGVLELNRNAENYHAEIEQASYSPSALVPGIGPSPDKMLQARLMSYADAHRYRVGNNYHQLPVNKPRCPVFNSQRDGQMATAESYGSRPNYWPSSRQGMPDTEPQYKDPAWDLGQTTVDRFDSTVDHDDYTQPGNLYRMFDDAHKDRLATRIAGVLGQARKEVQMRQLCHFFRADEDYGKRVADKLGVNLDEIMQAAGNGQATHA